Proteins encoded by one window of Micromonospora coxensis:
- a CDS encoding DegT/DnrJ/EryC1/StrS family aminotransferase, protein MSFPSMADADGRTLGQEEIDGVTRVLRTGMLSSVWGTEVRALEREMADRHAVSHAVAASSGTAALHLAVAAVAPDPGDEIITSPISDFGTVAPILAQNAVPVFADVDPYTGNLDPAAVAAAIGPRTRAIIAVHLFGAAADLRAVAADAGVPLIEDCAQAWLARYPDGTLVGTAGAIGCFSLQQWKHITCGDGGLAITDDPALARRMRLFADKGWPRDGGRRQHVGLGLNYRMTELAGAVARAQLAKLSGVLADRRRTATRLHAALSDVPGLHLPTDVDAHAWWLFPIVLRPPLDNRSVAARLAAAGIPARPGYLDQPLHCAPALTEAPIYGSSRYPLAVPPADRLPTYGPGLCPVAERLVDSTLLVIDWNERYTDAHVDEIAHAVRVAVTS, encoded by the coding sequence GTGTCGTTTCCCAGCATGGCCGACGCCGACGGTCGAACCCTCGGGCAGGAGGAGATCGACGGCGTCACCCGGGTGCTCCGGACGGGCATGCTCAGCTCCGTGTGGGGCACCGAGGTGCGCGCCCTGGAACGCGAGATGGCCGACCGTCACGCAGTCTCGCACGCCGTGGCCGCCAGCTCCGGCACCGCTGCGCTGCACCTGGCCGTCGCCGCCGTCGCCCCCGACCCCGGCGACGAGATCATCACCTCGCCCATCAGCGACTTCGGCACCGTCGCGCCCATCCTGGCGCAGAACGCCGTGCCGGTCTTCGCCGATGTCGACCCGTACACCGGCAATCTCGACCCCGCGGCCGTCGCCGCCGCGATCGGACCGCGCACCCGCGCGATCATCGCGGTGCACCTGTTCGGCGCCGCCGCCGACCTGCGCGCCGTCGCCGCCGACGCCGGTGTGCCGCTGATCGAGGACTGCGCGCAGGCGTGGCTCGCCCGCTATCCCGACGGCACCCTCGTCGGCACCGCCGGCGCGATCGGCTGCTTCAGCCTCCAGCAGTGGAAGCACATCACCTGTGGTGACGGAGGGCTGGCCATCACCGACGACCCGGCGCTCGCCCGGCGGATGCGCCTGTTCGCCGACAAGGGCTGGCCCCGCGACGGCGGACGCCGCCAGCACGTCGGCCTCGGCCTCAACTACCGGATGACCGAACTCGCCGGCGCCGTCGCCCGGGCTCAGCTCGCCAAACTCTCCGGCGTCCTCGCCGACCGACGCCGCACCGCGACCCGGCTGCACGCCGCCCTGTCCGACGTGCCCGGCCTGCACCTGCCCACCGACGTCGACGCGCACGCCTGGTGGCTGTTCCCGATCGTGCTGCGACCACCGCTGGACAACCGCAGCGTCGCCGCCCGTCTCGCCGCCGCCGGAATCCCCGCCCGCCCCGGCTACCTCGACCAGCCGCTGCACTGCGCGCCCGCGCTCACCGAGGCCCCCATCTACGGCAGCTCCCGCTATCCGCTCGCGGTGCCGCCCGCCGACCGGCTGCCCACCTATGGGCCGGGGCTGTGCCCGGTCGCCGAACGGCTCGTCGACTCCACCCTGCTGGTGATCGACTGGAACGAGCGCTACACCGACGCGCACGTCGACGAGATCGCCCACGCCGTCCGTGTCGCGGTGACCTCGTGA
- a CDS encoding dihydrodipicolinate synthase family protein — protein MIAPAAAALRDRLRWQLVAAAATPMDATGATDPALCRRYLRGLLTDGADALAVLAHTGRGPHLDAATRDVITGCAVDTGVPVIVGVGGRPGEHTDQVATEAARAASLGAAGVLLFPVDGDPLAHHDAIWQASGLPMLAFDLYLRPYRPAHLTALLTHPGVAGVKVARLHDAMACQATLAAAHAADRLAVTGEDRMFGPSLMWGAQAALVGLAAAAVPVAATVLRAFAEQRYADFVAASARLDRLAEVTFTEPMEGYVRRMLWIAADEGRIPPGYAVDPYGPALTEDDRARVLAVARRA, from the coding sequence GTGATCGCCCCGGCCGCCGCCGCCCTGCGCGACCGGCTGCGCTGGCAGCTCGTCGCCGCTGCCGCGACCCCCATGGACGCCACCGGCGCCACCGACCCCGCGCTGTGCCGGCGGTACCTGCGCGGCCTGCTCACCGACGGCGCCGACGCCCTCGCCGTCCTCGCCCACACCGGCCGCGGCCCACACCTCGACGCGGCCACCCGCGACGTGATCACCGGCTGCGCGGTCGACACCGGCGTGCCGGTGATCGTCGGCGTGGGCGGCCGGCCGGGGGAGCACACCGACCAGGTCGCCACCGAGGCCGCCCGGGCCGCCAGCCTCGGCGCCGCCGGCGTGCTGCTCTTCCCCGTCGACGGCGACCCGCTCGCCCACCACGACGCGATCTGGCAGGCCTCGGGACTGCCCATGCTCGCCTTCGACCTGTACCTGCGGCCCTACCGCCCGGCCCACCTCACCGCCCTGCTCACCCACCCCGGCGTCGCCGGCGTCAAGGTCGCCCGGCTGCACGACGCGATGGCCTGCCAGGCCACCCTCGCCGCCGCCCACGCCGCCGACCGCCTCGCCGTCACCGGCGAGGACCGCATGTTCGGGCCGTCGCTGATGTGGGGCGCCCAGGCCGCCCTGGTCGGTCTCGCCGCCGCCGCGGTGCCCGTCGCCGCCACCGTGCTGCGTGCCTTCGCCGAGCAGCGCTACGCCGACTTCGTCGCCGCCTCCGCGCGCCTGGACCGGCTCGCCGAGGTGACCTTCACCGAGCCCATGGAGGGCTACGTGCGTCGCATGCTCTGGATCGCCGCCGACGAGGGCCGCATCCCGCCCGGCTACGCCGTCGACCCGTACGGCCCGGCGCTGACCGAGGACGACCGTGCCCGGGTGCTGGCCGTGGCGAGGCGAGCGTGA
- a CDS encoding amidohydrolase family protein, with amino-acid sequence MNPFVAGDLPAVTLDVDVLVGRHPDRPGPDADTRQVIAALSTHGIARAAVASLRAALFDVADGNDEAAALAGPRVLPVGAVDLRDPLGAEREIDRLAERGVRAVRLFPDEQRVEADFPSVRHVARRAARAGLVILAGGDVRRFWRPLRGTTVVFLDTHFYHLGDFVVAARDEPGFHTSTRLLNSPDALETVAEHLGVDRLLYGSRTPWYEAVVPRLRLARSGLTPDQVAAVAGGNAHRILEPPA; translated from the coding sequence GTGAACCCGTTCGTCGCCGGCGACCTGCCGGCGGTCACCCTCGACGTCGACGTGCTGGTCGGACGCCACCCCGACCGACCCGGTCCCGACGCAGACACACGCCAGGTCATCGCCGCGCTGTCCACCCACGGCATCGCCCGGGCGGCCGTGGCCAGCCTGCGCGCCGCCCTGTTCGACGTCGCCGACGGCAACGACGAGGCCGCGGCCCTCGCCGGGCCCCGCGTGCTCCCGGTCGGCGCAGTCGACCTGCGGGACCCGCTCGGCGCCGAGCGGGAGATCGACCGGCTGGCCGAGCGGGGCGTACGCGCCGTGCGGCTCTTCCCCGACGAGCAACGGGTCGAGGCGGACTTCCCGTCGGTACGGCACGTGGCCCGCCGCGCCGCCCGGGCCGGCCTGGTGATCCTCGCCGGCGGCGACGTGCGCCGCTTCTGGCGCCCACTGCGCGGCACGACCGTCGTCTTCCTCGACACGCACTTCTACCACCTGGGCGACTTCGTGGTCGCCGCCCGCGACGAACCGGGCTTCCACACCTCGACCCGCCTGCTCAACTCTCCCGACGCGTTGGAGACCGTCGCGGAGCACCTGGGCGTCGACCGTCTGCTCTACGGCTCCCGCACCCCCTGGTACGAGGCCGTCGTACCCCGGCTGCGGCTGGCCCGCAGCGGCCTCACGCCGGACCAGGTCGCCGCCGTGGCCGGCGGCAACGCCCACCGGATCCTGGAGCCGCCGGCATGA